One genomic segment of Terrihabitans soli includes these proteins:
- the katG gene encoding catalase/peroxidase HPI, with product MTTDAKCPFSGDAPKPAPRGRGNRDWWPEMLDLQGLHRNSDLSDPMGKAFDYAEEFKSLDLKAVVKDLTALMTDSQDWWPADFGNYCGLMIRMAWHSAGTYRITDGRGGAGAGQQRFAPLNSWPDNANLDKARRLLWPIKQKYGKKISWADLMILAGNVALESAGFKTFGFAGGRTDVWEPEELYWGPEGTWLGDERYSGERELSEPLGAVQMGLIYVNPEGPNGNPDPIAAARDIRSTFFRMAMNDEETVALIAGGHTLGKTHGAGDPSFVGVDPEAGAVEQQGLGWTSTFGTGIGADTITGGPEVIWTQTPTKWNNLFFENLFKYEWELTTSPAGAKQWTAKGAEANIPDPFDPKKKRVPTMLTTDLSLRFDPEYEKISRRFYENPDQFNDAFARAWFKLTHRDMGPKARYLGPLVPKEDLAWQDPIPKLNHEVVSHQDIADLKAQILTSGLTVAQLVSTAWASASTFRNSDKRGGANGARIRLAPQKDWEANEPAQLKKVLEKLEAIRKEFSGKQKGNDKRLSLADVIVLGGVAVVEKAAKDGGVNIAVPFTPGRMDASQEQTDAASFAPLEPRADAFRNYVNSKKIQFLQDEEAMVDRAQLLKLTAPELTVLLGGLRVLGANTGDSKHGVFTKKPGALTNDFFLNLLDMSTVWTKAGEIYEGRDRKSKAVKWTATRVDLIFGSHSQLRAFAEVYACADSKEKFVRDFVAAWTKVMNLDRFDLHR from the coding sequence GTGACCACCGACGCCAAATGCCCGTTTTCGGGAGATGCCCCCAAGCCTGCGCCGCGCGGCCGCGGAAACCGCGACTGGTGGCCCGAAATGCTCGATCTGCAGGGGCTGCACCGGAATTCGGATCTGTCCGATCCGATGGGCAAGGCATTCGATTATGCCGAAGAGTTCAAGAGCCTCGATCTGAAAGCGGTGGTGAAAGACCTCACCGCCCTGATGACGGATTCGCAGGACTGGTGGCCGGCCGATTTCGGCAATTATTGCGGCCTGATGATCCGCATGGCCTGGCACAGCGCCGGTACATACCGCATCACCGACGGCCGCGGCGGCGCGGGCGCCGGACAGCAGCGCTTTGCGCCGCTGAATTCCTGGCCGGACAACGCCAATCTCGACAAGGCGCGCCGCCTGTTGTGGCCGATCAAGCAGAAATACGGCAAGAAGATTTCCTGGGCCGATCTCATGATCCTCGCCGGCAATGTCGCGCTTGAATCCGCGGGTTTCAAAACCTTCGGCTTCGCCGGCGGCCGCACCGATGTGTGGGAACCGGAGGAGCTTTATTGGGGCCCCGAAGGCACCTGGCTCGGCGATGAGCGCTATAGCGGCGAGCGCGAACTCTCCGAACCGCTCGGTGCGGTGCAGATGGGCCTCATCTATGTCAATCCGGAAGGTCCGAACGGCAATCCCGATCCCATCGCTGCGGCGCGTGATATTCGCAGCACGTTTTTCCGCATGGCGATGAACGATGAGGAGACCGTTGCGCTGATCGCCGGCGGCCACACGCTCGGCAAGACGCATGGCGCGGGCGATCCGTCCTTTGTCGGCGTCGATCCGGAAGCGGGTGCCGTCGAACAGCAGGGTCTCGGCTGGACCAGCACATTCGGCACCGGCATCGGCGCAGATACGATCACCGGCGGTCCGGAAGTCATCTGGACGCAGACGCCGACGAAGTGGAACAATCTCTTCTTCGAAAACCTCTTCAAATATGAGTGGGAGCTGACGACGAGCCCGGCCGGCGCCAAGCAGTGGACAGCGAAGGGCGCCGAGGCGAACATCCCCGATCCCTTCGATCCGAAGAAGAAGCGCGTACCGACAATGCTGACGACGGATCTGTCGCTGCGCTTCGATCCGGAATACGAGAAAATCTCACGCCGCTTCTACGAAAATCCGGATCAGTTCAACGACGCGTTCGCGCGCGCCTGGTTCAAGCTCACGCATCGCGATATGGGGCCGAAAGCCCGCTATCTCGGCCCGCTCGTGCCGAAGGAAGATCTGGCCTGGCAGGATCCGATCCCGAAACTCAATCATGAGGTCGTCAGCCATCAGGACATCGCCGATCTGAAGGCGCAGATCCTCACGTCCGGTCTGACGGTCGCGCAGCTCGTTTCCACCGCCTGGGCCTCGGCCTCGACTTTCCGCAATTCCGACAAGCGCGGCGGCGCCAATGGCGCGCGCATCCGCCTTGCGCCGCAAAAGGACTGGGAGGCCAATGAACCGGCCCAGCTCAAAAAGGTGCTGGAAAAGCTGGAAGCGATCCGCAAGGAATTCAGCGGCAAGCAGAAGGGCAATGACAAGCGCCTGTCGCTGGCCGATGTAATCGTCCTCGGCGGCGTCGCGGTGGTCGAGAAGGCGGCCAAGGACGGCGGCGTCAATATCGCGGTGCCGTTCACCCCGGGCCGTATGGACGCCTCGCAGGAGCAGACGGATGCCGCGTCCTTTGCGCCGCTCGAGCCGCGTGCCGATGCGTTCCGCAATTATGTGAACAGCAAGAAGATCCAGTTCCTGCAGGATGAAGAAGCGATGGTCGACCGGGCGCAGCTTCTGAAGCTGACGGCGCCGGAGCTGACGGTGCTTCTCGGCGGTCTGCGCGTGCTCGGCGCCAATACCGGCGACAGCAAGCATGGTGTGTTCACCAAGAAGCCGGGCGCGCTGACCAACGACTTCTTCCTCAACCTGCTCGATATGAGCACGGTGTGGACGAAGGCGGGCGAGATCTATGAAGGCCGCGACCGCAAGAGCAAAGCGGTGAAGTGGACGGCGACCCGCGTCGATCTCATTTTCGGCTCACACTCGCAGCTTCGCGCCTTCGCCGAAGTCTATGCCTGTGCGGATTCGAAGGAGAAGTTCGTCCGCGATTTCGTCGCCGCCTGGACCAAGGTGATGAACCTCGACCGTTTCGACCTGCACCGCTGA
- a CDS encoding HAD-IA family hydrolase, producing MNLVIFDVDGTLIDSQNMIVTAMDRAFAAHGLAAPSRAEVLSIVGLSLETAMRALVKEEADALAGPLTEAYKAAFFDLRQSEEHHEPLFPGALAALDRLSGREDVVLGIATGKSRRGVNAIMDLHNLHGRFATIQTADDHPSKPNPGMVSAAIAETGVLPQRATVIGDTTFDMEMARAAGARAIGVGWGYHPNEALAAAGAQIVLSHFDELDRALEAHFLEEAAR from the coding sequence GTGAATCTCGTTATTTTCGACGTCGACGGCACGCTCATCGACAGCCAGAACATGATCGTCACTGCCATGGATCGCGCGTTCGCCGCCCATGGCCTGGCAGCTCCCTCGCGCGCCGAGGTTCTGTCGATTGTCGGCCTGTCGCTGGAAACCGCGATGCGGGCGCTGGTGAAGGAAGAGGCGGATGCGCTCGCGGGCCCGCTCACGGAAGCTTATAAGGCCGCCTTTTTCGATCTGAGGCAGAGCGAGGAGCATCACGAGCCGCTATTTCCCGGCGCGCTTGCGGCGCTCGACCGGCTGTCGGGGCGCGAGGACGTCGTGCTCGGCATCGCCACCGGCAAATCTCGCCGCGGCGTCAATGCGATCATGGACCTTCACAATCTGCATGGCCGCTTCGCGACGATCCAGACCGCCGACGATCATCCATCCAAGCCCAATCCGGGAATGGTCTCGGCCGCCATCGCCGAGACCGGCGTTCTGCCGCAGCGCGCGACCGTGATCGGCGACACGACCTTCGATATGGAAATGGCGCGGGCCGCCGGTGCGCGCGCCATCGGCGTCGGCTGGGGCTATCACCCGAATGAGGCGCTGGCGGCCGCGGGCGCACAGATCGTGCTGTCGCATTTCGATGAGCTCGACCGCGCCCTCGAAGCGCATTTTCTGGAAGAGGCCGCGCGATGA
- a CDS encoding Do family serine endopeptidase: MRVCSALVVATALLCIPAAAQQRTVPASQAEIQLSYSPLVKQVTPAVVNVYASRVVAQRPRGFPFDDPLFQEFFGGQMNMPRERLQRSLGSGVLVGEEGIVVTNNHVIQGMTDVRISLVDQREFDVDVVLTDPVSDIAVLKVRDGKGKFPVVPLVNGDGVEVGDIVLAIGNPYGLGQSVSQGIVSAIRRIQKKGGEQAVYLQTDAAINQGNSGGALIDMKGNLLGINTLIYTKTGGSDGIGFAVPASIVKLVLAAARNGDKVVRRPWIGADLQAVTREIAESMGLDRPFGALVAEVDKDSPAARAGLKPGDIVTAVEDKPVEDPTALTYQVTIRPIGSKAVLHILRQGKETTLNLPVDSAPETVPRDERLIGGKGPFSGAKVVNVSPAVAQEIGLDGSLSGVLILDIENGSVADRVGLEKGDRVLMLNDQKIDSVNTLASASEASEKLWKVTIQRGGQVVTRMFRF; the protein is encoded by the coding sequence ATGCGTGTCTGTTCCGCTTTGGTTGTGGCGACGGCTCTTCTGTGTATCCCGGCTGCGGCCCAGCAGCGAACGGTGCCGGCCAGCCAGGCCGAAATCCAGCTGTCCTATTCGCCGCTCGTTAAACAGGTCACTCCGGCGGTCGTGAACGTCTATGCCTCGCGCGTCGTCGCGCAGCGGCCGCGCGGCTTTCCCTTCGATGATCCGCTCTTTCAGGAATTTTTCGGCGGGCAGATGAACATGCCGCGCGAGCGGCTTCAAAGATCTCTCGGTTCAGGCGTTCTCGTCGGCGAAGAGGGCATCGTCGTCACCAACAATCACGTCATCCAGGGCATGACGGATGTGCGCATCTCTCTGGTGGATCAGCGCGAGTTCGATGTCGATGTCGTGCTCACCGATCCCGTATCCGATATCGCGGTGCTGAAAGTGCGCGATGGCAAGGGCAAGTTCCCGGTCGTGCCGCTCGTCAACGGTGACGGGGTCGAGGTCGGCGATATCGTGCTGGCCATCGGCAATCCGTACGGCCTGGGCCAGTCGGTGTCGCAAGGCATCGTCTCGGCCATCCGCCGCATCCAGAAGAAAGGCGGCGAGCAGGCCGTGTACCTACAGACGGACGCTGCGATCAATCAGGGAAATTCCGGCGGCGCGCTGATCGACATGAAGGGCAATCTTCTGGGCATCAACACGCTGATCTATACCAAGACCGGCGGCTCGGACGGCATCGGCTTTGCGGTGCCGGCCTCCATCGTCAAGCTTGTGCTGGCTGCGGCGCGCAATGGCGACAAGGTCGTCCGCCGGCCGTGGATCGGCGCCGATCTGCAGGCGGTCACGCGCGAGATCGCCGAGAGCATGGGGCTCGACCGGCCGTTCGGTGCGCTTGTCGCCGAAGTCGACAAGGATTCGCCCGCCGCCCGCGCGGGTCTGAAGCCCGGCGATATCGTGACCGCCGTCGAAGACAAGCCGGTCGAAGATCCGACGGCGTTGACCTATCAGGTCACCATACGTCCCATCGGATCGAAAGCGGTGCTGCATATCCTGCGGCAGGGCAAAGAAACGACGCTCAATCTGCCGGTGGATTCGGCGCCCGAAACCGTGCCGCGCGATGAGCGCCTCATCGGCGGCAAGGGACCTTTCTCCGGTGCGAAGGTCGTCAATGTGTCTCCCGCCGTTGCGCAGGAGATCGGGCTCGACGGATCGCTCTCCGGCGTTCTCATCCTCGATATCGAAAACGGCTCGGTCGCAGATCGGGTCGGCTTGGAAAAAGGCGATCGCGTTTTGATGCTGAACGATCAGAAGATCGACAGCGTGAACACACTCGCTTCGGCAAGCGAAGCGAGCGAGAAGCTCTGGAAAGTTACGATCCAGCGCGGTGGGCAGGTCGTGACACGCATGTTCCGGTTCTGA
- the crcB gene encoding fluoride efflux transporter CrcB: MQALVLVFIGGGLGAAARHLFNLAAARLFGIGFPWGTFGVNVIGGLAMGLLTAWLASRTQGTSEHLRLFLATGILGGFTTFSAYSLDAVVLWERGAHTAALFYVVASVVLAIGGVAVGLAIGRAFA; the protein is encoded by the coding sequence ATGCAGGCTCTGGTTCTGGTCTTTATCGGCGGCGGCCTCGGCGCTGCGGCCCGCCATCTGTTCAATCTTGCTGCGGCACGCCTCTTCGGCATCGGGTTTCCCTGGGGCACGTTCGGCGTCAACGTCATCGGCGGGCTGGCCATGGGCCTTCTCACCGCCTGGCTGGCGTCCCGGACGCAGGGCACTTCGGAGCATTTGAGGCTGTTTCTGGCGACCGGCATTCTGGGCGGTTTCACCACCTTCTCGGCCTATTCGCTCGACGCGGTGGTTCTCTGGGAGCGGGGGGCGCATACAGCCGCCCTGTTTTACGTCGTGGCTTCCGTAGTGCTGGCCATCGGCGGGGTGGCCGTCGGGCTCGCTATTGGCCGCGCCTTCGCTTAA
- a CDS encoding chromate transporter — translation MNSDLGKLIAMFAPLSLISIGGINSTFPEMHRLAVEVHQWMSDEEFVRLYAISQAAPGPNLMVVTLIGWHVAGMLGGFVSMAAIVLPSATMTYFIARAWTRFREAKWRKAVQAGMIPVTLALVASSAYILVATVSRGSVLLILVTIATAILTTLTKVHPLLPLAAAGALGYFGVL, via the coding sequence ATGAACAGCGATCTCGGCAAACTGATTGCGATGTTCGCGCCGCTGTCGCTGATCTCGATCGGCGGCATCAATTCGACCTTCCCGGAAATGCATCGCCTCGCCGTCGAGGTGCATCAGTGGATGTCGGATGAGGAGTTCGTCCGCCTTTACGCAATTTCGCAGGCGGCGCCCGGGCCGAACCTTATGGTCGTCACGCTCATCGGCTGGCATGTTGCCGGCATGCTCGGCGGTTTTGTCTCGATGGCCGCCATCGTTCTGCCGAGCGCGACGATGACCTATTTCATCGCGCGCGCCTGGACGCGGTTTCGCGAAGCCAAATGGCGCAAGGCCGTTCAGGCCGGGATGATCCCGGTCACGCTCGCTCTCGTTGCTTCGAGCGCCTACATCCTTGTGGCTACCGTCTCGCGCGGGAGCGTCTTGCTCATCCTCGTCACCATCGCGACCGCCATTCTCACGACCTTGACCAAGGTGCACCCGCTTTTGCCGCTGGCGGCAGCCGGCGCGCTGGGCTATTTCGGGGTCCTCTGA
- a CDS encoding RluA family pseudouridine synthase, with protein sequence MSVEIVTVKDSEDGLRLDRFLKARYPALGFGQLQKILRTGQVRVDGARAKPQMRVEAGQSVRVPPLGEAGKPGALSPKKAASADDAAYLRSLVLWEDKDVMVINKPHGLAVQGGSGTKRHIDGMLQAMAGPDGDRPKLVHRLDRDTAGCLVIAKNRKAASALGRTFNSRSARKIYWAVVPGVPEPHQGRISTYLAKDGAAGNEKMRVAQHGDPEASHAITYYAVVEKAGKSAAWLSLKPVTGRTHQLRAHLAHIGHAILGDPKYSGGPEERYGGLPEDMSVDMPKKLLLLARRITLPHPKGGTIDVTAPLPEHFKEAFSLFGFDAKTGDPILEAPND encoded by the coding sequence ATGTCCGTTGAGATCGTTACGGTCAAGGATAGCGAAGACGGCCTCCGCCTCGATCGCTTCCTGAAGGCCCGCTATCCGGCGCTCGGCTTCGGCCAGCTGCAGAAGATTTTGCGCACCGGCCAGGTGCGGGTCGATGGCGCACGCGCCAAGCCGCAGATGCGGGTCGAGGCCGGTCAGAGCGTGCGCGTGCCGCCGCTCGGCGAGGCGGGCAAGCCGGGCGCGCTATCGCCCAAGAAAGCCGCCAGCGCCGACGATGCGGCGTACCTCCGAAGCCTTGTCCTGTGGGAAGACAAGGATGTCATGGTGATCAACAAGCCGCATGGTTTGGCCGTGCAGGGCGGCTCGGGCACCAAACGCCATATCGACGGCATGCTGCAGGCAATGGCCGGTCCCGACGGCGATCGGCCGAAACTCGTCCACCGCCTCGACCGCGACACCGCGGGCTGTCTCGTCATCGCCAAAAACCGCAAAGCGGCGTCGGCGCTCGGCCGTACGTTCAATTCGCGCTCGGCGCGGAAGATTTATTGGGCGGTGGTGCCGGGCGTGCCCGAACCGCATCAGGGCCGCATCTCGACCTATCTGGCAAAGGACGGCGCTGCCGGAAACGAGAAGATGCGCGTCGCCCAGCATGGCGATCCGGAAGCCAGCCACGCCATCACTTATTACGCGGTGGTCGAGAAGGCCGGCAAAAGCGCCGCTTGGCTGTCGCTGAAACCGGTGACCGGACGTACGCACCAGCTGCGCGCCCATCTTGCGCATATCGGCCACGCCATTCTCGGCGATCCGAAATATAGCGGCGGCCCGGAAGAGCGTTATGGCGGGCTGCCGGAAGATATGTCGGTCGATATGCCGAAAAAGCTGCTTCTTCTGGCGCGGCGCATCACGCTGCCGCATCCGAAAGGCGGCACGATCGATGTGACGGCGCCGCTGCCGGAGCACTTCAAAGAAGCGTTCAGCCTGTTTGGCTTCGACGCCAAGACCGGCGATCCGATCCTCGAAGCGCCGAACGACTAA
- a CDS encoding chromate transporter: MQQPSPESPAPNPGLGALFLAFFGISIMGFGGVLPWARWMVVEKRGWLTPKEFNEALSLCQFLPGGNIVNFGVVIGSKYRGALGSIAAVSGMLIGPFFVVIGLASLYVEFKEIPGIGGMLTGVSAAASGLVVALTVKMALAMREEIVPLLFAVAGFVAVGVFRMPLIASVLVMAPITILYAWRRVQ, translated from the coding sequence ATGCAGCAGCCCTCACCTGAGTCCCCCGCACCGAACCCCGGGCTCGGCGCGCTGTTTCTGGCCTTCTTCGGAATTTCGATCATGGGGTTTGGCGGCGTCCTTCCGTGGGCGCGCTGGATGGTGGTTGAAAAGCGCGGCTGGCTCACGCCAAAAGAGTTCAACGAAGCGCTGTCTCTGTGCCAGTTCCTGCCGGGCGGCAATATCGTCAATTTCGGCGTCGTCATCGGCAGTAAATATCGCGGCGCGCTCGGCTCGATCGCTGCCGTCTCGGGCATGCTGATCGGACCGTTCTTCGTCGTCATCGGCCTGGCTTCGCTCTATGTCGAGTTCAAGGAGATCCCCGGCATTGGCGGCATGCTGACCGGCGTCAGCGCCGCGGCGAGCGGCCTTGTCGTTGCGCTGACGGTGAAGATGGCGCTGGCCATGCGCGAGGAGATCGTGCCGCTTCTGTTTGCGGTCGCGGGCTTTGTCGCCGTCGGCGTCTTCCGGATGCCGCTGATTGCAAGCGTGCTCGTGATGGCGCCGATCACCATTCTCTACGCATGGCGGCGCGTCCAATGA
- a CDS encoding replication-associated recombination protein A, which yields MAAKGQSTLFEAAGLDRSAPRPLADRLRPQKLSEVVGQDHLVAEGGALARLLGSDSIGSLIFWGPPGTGKTTVARLLANETDLYFEPISAIFSGVADLKKIFETARGRRQTGQGTLLFVDEIHRFNRAQQDAFLPFMEDGTITLVGATTENPSFALNAALLSRARVMVFKSLDDEAIGNLLTRAEEIEGKKLPLDEEARASLVRMADGDGRASLTLAEELWRAAREGEVFDLTAVQDIVQRRAPIYDKSQDGHYNLISALHKSVRGSDVDAALYYLSRMLDAGEDPLYLARRLIRMASEDIGMADPQALTICISARDAYEQLGTPEGELALAQACVYLATAPKSNAAYMAYNAARRAAQEHGSLVPPKHILNAPTRLMKDEGYGKGYAYDHDAPDGFSGQSYFPDEMERPVFYEPVERGFEREIRKRLDYWARLRRERE from the coding sequence ATGGCAGCCAAGGGCCAATCCACGCTCTTTGAGGCCGCGGGCCTCGACCGGTCGGCGCCGCGTCCGCTGGCCGATAGGCTGCGGCCGCAAAAGCTGAGCGAGGTTGTCGGTCAGGATCATCTCGTCGCCGAGGGCGGCGCGCTGGCGCGTCTTCTCGGTTCGGACAGCATCGGCTCTTTGATTTTCTGGGGCCCGCCCGGCACCGGCAAGACGACGGTCGCCCGTCTTCTCGCCAATGAAACAGATCTTTATTTCGAACCCATCTCGGCGATCTTTTCCGGCGTTGCCGATCTCAAGAAGATTTTCGAAACCGCGCGCGGCAGAAGGCAAACGGGGCAGGGCACTCTACTGTTCGTCGACGAGATCCATCGTTTCAACCGCGCGCAGCAGGATGCTTTTCTTCCGTTCATGGAAGACGGCACGATAACGCTCGTTGGTGCGACGACGGAAAATCCGAGCTTTGCGCTGAACGCCGCGCTTTTGTCGCGTGCGCGCGTGATGGTGTTCAAATCGCTCGACGATGAGGCCATCGGCAATCTCCTGACGCGCGCCGAAGAAATCGAAGGCAAAAAGCTGCCGCTGGATGAGGAGGCGCGCGCATCTTTGGTGCGCATGGCGGATGGCGATGGCCGTGCTTCGCTGACGCTTGCCGAAGAGCTCTGGCGTGCGGCGCGCGAAGGAGAGGTGTTCGATCTCACGGCTGTGCAGGACATCGTGCAGCGGCGCGCGCCGATCTACGACAAATCGCAGGACGGTCATTACAATCTGATTTCGGCGCTGCACAAATCGGTGCGCGGGTCCGATGTCGATGCCGCGCTCTATTATCTGTCGCGCATGCTGGATGCGGGCGAAGATCCGCTCTATCTGGCACGGCGACTGATCCGCATGGCGTCGGAGGATATCGGCATGGCCGATCCGCAGGCGCTGACGATCTGCATTTCGGCGCGCGATGCCTATGAACAGCTCGGCACGCCCGAGGGCGAACTCGCGCTGGCTCAGGCCTGCGTCTATCTCGCGACGGCGCCGAAATCGAACGCCGCCTATATGGCCTATAACGCGGCGCGCAGAGCCGCCCAGGAACACGGCTCGCTTGTGCCTCCCAAGCACATCCTCAACGCGCCGACGCGTCTCATGAAGGATGAGGGCTACGGCAAGGGCTACGCCTACGATCACGACGCGCCGGACGGATTTTCCGGCCAGAGCTATTTCCCGGACGAGATGGAAAGGCCGGTCTTCTATGAGCCGGTCGAGCGCGGCTTCGAGCGCGAAATCCGCAAGAGACTAGACTATTGGGCGAGGCTTCGGCGCGAGCGCGAATAG
- a CDS encoding ATP12 family chaperone protein, producing MSETEGPMQRAQRLMRPELPKRFYKSAEAAKQEGGYGVLLDGRSVRTPARNIVSVPGEKLALALAEEWNAQIDVIDPAKMPLTRLVNSAIDGVAREADAVRAEIVKYAASDLLCYRAEAPERLVENQRAKWDPVLDWAHETLGARFVLAEGIVFVEQPASSLEAISAVLERLDIFRLAAASVVTTLTGSALLTVALIEKRLTVDEAWAAAHVDEDWNAELWGEDDEAAERRAGRFAEMQAAARVIDLLRR from the coding sequence ATGAGCGAAACCGAAGGCCCGATGCAGCGCGCGCAGCGCCTGATGCGTCCCGAACTCCCCAAGCGCTTCTACAAAAGCGCCGAGGCTGCAAAGCAGGAGGGCGGCTACGGCGTTCTGCTGGATGGCCGCTCCGTGCGTACGCCGGCAAGGAACATCGTCTCTGTTCCCGGAGAAAAACTCGCGCTCGCTCTCGCCGAGGAATGGAATGCGCAGATCGATGTGATCGACCCGGCAAAAATGCCGCTGACGCGTCTTGTCAATTCGGCGATCGACGGCGTTGCCAGGGAAGCCGATGCGGTGCGCGCCGAGATCGTGAAATATGCGGCGTCCGATCTCCTCTGCTATCGCGCCGAGGCGCCGGAGCGTCTCGTCGAAAATCAGCGCGCGAAATGGGATCCGGTGCTCGATTGGGCGCATGAGACGCTCGGTGCGCGTTTTGTGCTTGCGGAAGGCATTGTCTTCGTCGAACAGCCCGCGTCATCGCTTGAAGCGATCTCCGCGGTGCTGGAGCGGCTCGATATATTCCGCCTCGCCGCGGCGAGCGTCGTCACGACGCTGACCGGTTCGGCGCTTCTGACCGTGGCTTTGATTGAAAAGCGGCTCACCGTCGACGAGGCCTGGGCGGCCGCGCATGTCGACGAAGACTGGAATGCCGAATTGTGGGGCGAGGATGATGAGGCGGCGGAGCGGCGCGCGGGCCGCTTTGCGGAAATGCAGGCCGCCGCCCGTGTCATCGATTTACTGCGGCGGTAG
- a CDS encoding hydrogen peroxide-inducible genes activator — MLSLRNLRYFQTLARMGHFGRAADACSVTQPALSMQIRELETHLGTKLFERVRDGARLTEAGREALGHADRILGAVADLEAQARSTHGLLSGPFRLGVIPSVAPYLLPRLLPAVMERVPNARLTLRETLTATLVEELLAGDLDAIIASLPLDRPDLTERPLFDDPFMLAVAAKGAFATADAASQDMLSSPDLLLLEDGHCFRDQALEVCRTLDAGRLRSYGATSLSTLVQLVANGQGITLLPKLFVTAEAKANPRVKLLHFPDPEPARTIGLAWRRSASIERDVDEIEAAVRAALAE; from the coding sequence ATGCTGTCGTTGCGAAACCTCCGCTATTTCCAAACACTCGCCCGGATGGGCCATTTCGGCCGCGCCGCCGATGCCTGCTCCGTGACCCAGCCGGCGCTGTCCATGCAGATCCGCGAGCTGGAGACCCATCTCGGCACAAAGCTGTTCGAACGGGTGCGCGACGGCGCGCGGCTCACCGAGGCCGGCCGTGAGGCCCTCGGCCATGCCGACCGCATTCTCGGGGCCGTTGCCGATCTCGAGGCTCAGGCGCGCTCCACGCACGGGCTCCTGAGCGGGCCGTTCCGGCTTGGCGTCATTCCCTCGGTCGCGCCTTATCTGTTGCCGCGCCTCCTCCCAGCCGTCATGGAGCGCGTTCCGAATGCGCGGCTGACCCTTCGGGAAACTCTGACGGCGACGCTGGTCGAAGAACTTCTCGCCGGCGATCTCGATGCGATCATCGCAAGCCTTCCGCTCGACCGTCCCGATCTCACCGAGCGCCCGCTCTTTGACGATCCCTTCATGCTGGCCGTCGCCGCCAAAGGCGCATTCGCGACTGCCGATGCGGCGAGCCAGGACATGCTGTCGAGCCCCGATCTTCTTTTGCTGGAGGACGGACACTGTTTCCGCGATCAGGCGCTGGAAGTGTGCCGCACGCTCGATGCGGGACGGCTGCGCAGCTATGGCGCAACGAGCCTGTCGACGCTGGTGCAGCTCGTCGCTAATGGACAGGGCATCACGCTTTTGCCGAAACTCTTCGTCACCGCCGAAGCCAAGGCCAATCCGCGCGTGAAACTTCTGCACTTCCCCGATCCCGAACCCGCGCGCACCATTGGATTGGCATGGCGGCGATCGGCCAGCATTGAGCGGGATGTGGATGAGATCGAAGCGGCGGTGCGGGCCGCGCTCGCAGAATAA
- a CDS encoding LemA family protein — MLGIAPHPSESIPVTWILLGIIAAFVLFGIVIYNRLVSLRQVTNQAWSDVDVQLKQRYDLIPNLVETVKGYAKHEKETLDAVIKARNAAVSASGPAEQAAAENVLSGALRQIFALAESYPDLKANTNFLQLQTELSDIENKIAASRRFFNNAVQEYNAAAEQFPAVLFARSLGFQPRTFFEVPEAERAAIQAAPKVGF; from the coding sequence ATGCTAGGAATTGCGCCCCACCCCTCGGAGTCTATCCCCGTGACCTGGATTCTTCTCGGCATTATCGCCGCCTTCGTCCTTTTCGGCATCGTCATCTACAACCGGCTGGTCTCGCTCCGGCAGGTGACCAATCAGGCCTGGTCGGATGTCGATGTGCAGCTGAAGCAGCGCTACGATCTTATTCCCAATCTGGTCGAAACCGTGAAGGGCTATGCCAAGCACGAGAAAGAGACGCTCGATGCGGTGATCAAGGCGCGCAACGCCGCCGTTTCGGCCTCCGGCCCTGCCGAACAGGCGGCGGCGGAAAACGTGCTCTCAGGCGCCCTCCGCCAGATCTTTGCGCTCGCCGAAAGCTATCCGGACCTCAAGGCCAATACGAACTTCCTGCAGCTGCAGACCGAGCTGTCCGACATCGAAAACAAGATCGCCGCCTCCCGCCGTTTCTTCAACAACGCGGTCCAGGAATACAACGCGGCGGCCGAACAGTTTCCGGCGGTTCTGTTCGCCCGCTCCCTCGGTTTCCAGCCGCGCACCTTCTTCGAAGTGCCGGAGGCCGAGCGCGCGGCCATTCAGGCCGCGCCGAAAGTCGGCTTCTGA